A segment of the Diachasmimorpha longicaudata isolate KC_UGA_2023 chromosome 5, iyDiaLong2, whole genome shotgun sequence genome:
atttcaataattcaaaatggTAGGAGATCGAACGGAGAGCAAGATATGGTGAAcataaaattgagaaaagtgagaacaataaattttttcgccGTTTTATCTGTTCATTGGAgatcattaataataatttgctGGTTTAGATGGCTGTAGAAGTACTAGAATGGGCACACGAAGAGGCAAGATTCGTCCTGGAGGGACGGCTTCTCGTTGCTCAGCCGACAGACAATAATTGGAAGAGAGGAAGGACTGTTAAACTTGCACCTGTCACTGCCATGCTTGTCACCAACGGGAAGGTGAAACTTTCTCCAGCTTTTaacatttaataatattttcttgttATATATTTCATTGTAACTTGATACTGATTGATttttaagtaaaaaatatatttatagtttttaattgaaagtTATTCGCCGGTACTTTTTACAGTGAGATCTGACGgattgagatatttttattttctttcagtcGAATACTGATTTCCTAGCTACCAACGACGACTCCCTATTCCCGAGACAAATTGGGATCAAGGAGGCGACATTACTATTggttaaagaaaaaattggacGGTACTCTCTTCTCCGAGTACGTTTCTAATATTCTCGACAgttgaacaaattttttttttgcatttcttGTTTAATTGTAATCAATTTTTGATTGTACAGGAGCCACTGTACCTTGATAAATGTATCGTATGCTGTGAAACGGATCTCGAAGATTTCTTTGAAATCCAAGAATTGTCTTCGAAGGAGACATTCATCTTTAAAGTAAGTGAAATTTtagtcaattatttttgtggTGGAAAATCTATTGTTTATAAATGATTTACAAATGCAGATGTAAAATTTAAATCATTGTAATTATATAACtattaaaaagaataaaagtattgaaaattcaaaaatatttcaggcAGAAGATGGCGATCGAACAAAAAGATGGTGCAAGACCCTTCAAGCCCACGCACAGTCTCTGGGGGCTTGGCGAAGACGGCGTGGGGCTCTCCCCAATATAATGATATGCGGTGTCGCCAGAAGTTGAGACAGATCCTTTCTCCGGGGTTTGCTAACCAAATAAACTTTTCTCCACCATAGCAGCCTCAGACAAATCAAAGAGTCAACgagatttacaaaaaaaaatcacggaaCTATGAACTCGAAACTTTAAAGAAATATAGCTTTCATTATAGTGCGTTGCAGAAAGTTAAATTTCCTACGTAACTGTAAACGAATACCGAAAGATCATGCAGTGGTCTAATCAAATAGTCCTCCTATTGTCCACTTGCTAAGTAACAGTTATCGACGCATTTCATGATGAATAATACGTACTTAATATATTACTCTAGGACTAGAGCttatttaaaatttgaataatcatACAGAATACTTGGaaatactttaaaaaaaaattgtgtagcTGTGATATCGACCGGTCTtattggattttattttcaatgtagCTTCAATCAAATTGATTAATCAACTTGCAAACTCGACCTTTGTCTTCAAAGGACAAATGTCAGAGGTGGGGTTCgttaaaaatcgaaataaattttttttcatcaaggaGACTGAGCTTTTCAATTCCCTGACTGATGGAGTGAAATCTACAAATCTGTAAAAGCGAAAATGGAGTgcaagaattaattattaattcgtTGATATCATTACGactcttttttcattttttaattctccgaTCCGTATCTTTGAAGATTCGCTCTCCACTTAAGTCTGCAAAGTAAGCATTGACGgtaaaaacataaaataaacTTTTGAAATGTCATAAATTGCCCCCTCTCTTTGTGCCACAATATTATCCACCTAGAGATTTTTCTGCTTCCCAATAAATTTGTACATTTCTATTGTTTATttctaataataaatttttcaatttacaagAAAATGTACGCCGTATTTAGTGGCTCATTGCAAtgattccataaaatttcatatctataagttttattgaaatttatcggGAGATCATTGTCTCTCATCCCATTGTACGATAATTTGTTGTTTTTAAATGTTAAGCCACCACTGTATATATTCATATTTGCACTGAATTATCATTATTCCTGGTCGATCGTATTCTGCAGGTTTTGCAACTCtgcaatattgaaataaaatgtgaGACAATCATAACGCAGTTGGactgtttatttattcatgaaaatttcgtaAGATTGCGGAAGAGAGTCAACTCCATCTGAGGAAGAGATGTCGTCTAAGTCCTCAACGCTGACCTCTTTAGTATGGGATTTGGGAAGAACCCTCCGGGAATCTCGGTAGTGATAGCCTTGTATTTCTGGGTGCTTCTCCAGGAGATATTTGTAGGCTGAAGCTAGTCTGTGCATATCTTCAACTGTTAGTTCAATCGGCCTCGTTGTGGGGTCCAGGTCGGAGAGCTTAAACATCATCAGACCTAGGTCGTTTTGATATTCGTACGGAAATAATGTTCTGAAAAATGAGGAGAAGATTCGTTTTTGTATTTCACAGAAGTTTCACTCGGATGAATGGTTTTTCAGTCTTTGagtctaaaattttttcaaaatcaaaaATGTTATAGAATTAGGGTAATGATCAATATATTTGATCACTCTAGAAAGAAACTCACTTAACACACGCCAAGGAATACTTTTGTCTGAAGGAGAACAAGTGCCTGGTCACCTTCTCAAAGAACTTGAATTCATGGTCAGTTTTGGGCTCCTCCAATGGATCGAACGTCACGACCCCCACATCGACATCTGGCTCCGGGATAAAAGCCCTGCCAGGTATAACGAACCTCAGTGTCGGTTTAGTCCAGGCCTGAGCCATCACCGACAAACGACACCTCTGTTCTCCACCTGGTGGAGCAACCAGCCTCTCCGCAACTTCCTTTTGGAAAGTCAGCAACATCCTGACCCTTCCCATTGCCCAAGCCCCCCGCCTCTCTGCAATGTCGCGTAGCCATTGAATAATGAGTGGAGTAGAAACATTGAAAGGGAGATTTCCAATTATGTGTATCTTTGGGTTTTTGTCATTCCACTCGCGTTTGCACTCCTCGGAGAAGACCTCATTGAAGTTGAATCTCATAATGTCATCGTAGAAAACATCCATTTTACCATTTATAGTGGAAAATGCCTCAGTTAACATCTCCAACGTTGGTTGGAATCTCTTATCCTTCTCAactaatagaattttttccggTGTTTTTTTCATGATAGATCTGGTTATTCCACCAGGCCCAGGACCTACCTCCACTACCTGCCAACCCTGAAGATTACCTGCCTGTCGTACTATCTTATTCGTTAGTCTCTCGtccatcaaaaaattttgcGCCAATTGTTTCTTGGCTTTGAGTCTGTACAATTTTGTAATGTCTCTCACTGACGGCAGTGGAGGTAACCTCAAACTCACTGCCATTATTCACTCAAGTTGCTAACCCTTACAGAATTCtttaaaatacaataaatgggaaaaataaagcaAATGAAGTAGTTTTAATTACAGAATCAATAATCGCCTTTCTAAGTCAAATCAATGCCACCTAATCCTCGTCTGAAATAGTTTCCGGCAATTCAAAATCATCAAAGTAATTCTCCTGCTTAACAGCGTGAATTGTGTAGCTGTAAATGGAAAAAACAGCTGCGGTGAGGGCTAGGCCAATGATTGCACTTCTTTTTCTCTCGAGTTTTAGCTTTTGAACTCTTTCCAGGTTTTGTTTCTCTATTAGTTTCATCCAATGAAGATCTGAGGTTGACAGTTTCGATGCGTCTTTCACCAGGTCTACTTTCGGCATACTTTCATCGCCCATGACTTGAAGATCTGTAAAGATTaagttgatgaataaatttttcctttcaGAAAACTATCCAATGGCTGAAAAGTGAACAAAACAGGGGTATAATattacaaataatttatacaaaatattttttataatttctttttcgttagggaccaATAACTATCTGTCAATCTAAGCTAATGGGTTTTGAtttagatttaaaaaatgattttctgcAAGTCAATCAGGTATAATCAAATGACCTTTATTATACCCAGTCCCCTTGTATTCCACATCACCTTGAACAGATCCAACAACATGATTCTTAAAGCGCAATTTTACCCTACGAATTGATTCACTCAAAAACCCGTGATTcatcattttattaataatcaaaAGTTAATGCAGTTATTGCGATGTATGATGAAAATGGAGCAGATTTAGGTTAGAATCTCGAGATTTGCCGGTTCAAGTGGACATCACATGATTCATTACATGTAAGTCTACGCAAtcacaaaataaaatacgaTCAACTTCTCTAGTCGTTTTGTTTTGCAAATCAATACCTACCTGGAGTTTTAAgaaaacaaaatatcaacaatcaCTAATAAAGAGACACTGCCATTCCTCGTTTGTACAGTGCCGTAGTAGACCGCTACAGTCATGcgtagaaaatattattttaatagtGCCCCTGATGTTGGCTGAGTTTCGCTTGTAGTACACAGAGGGCACTACTTGtataggattttttaattatttatttttaaaaaaaggagagaCATTTTAAGCTCAGTACAAACGCTAGACTTAGTGTATTTGGCAAAAAGAAATCACCTGGCTGCTGTCTACATGGGGTTCTCTGTTTCTTAACAGTTTTGGACTTTCACCTTTTGACGTATCATGATTGTTATTCTGCAGTTGTACTTGTAATGATTGAATTTAAGTTTTATGTGCGTTTCTAATATAAATTAGACCAATTGGACAGAttttaaaatacatttttcaaatcataaatttttccggCTGAATAACTGAGAGTGATATTTCTCAAATATCTCTCTTGAACCACGaaacaaaatcatttttctcaattccTCTTAGCCCGTTAATATTAATGAGAAACAATAGCATTGATCACGACACGTCTGTCATTCTCTAACACTCTCACAGCAACGTTTGCACGTATAGAGATAATACATTATTAGGTACTGACGGTTTATATGTCGACTCGTATTTCGACTACTGGTAACTTGACAAGCTAACCAGCCAGGCAATTCAAACCAGCATCAGACACCAAGGAGGCAAGATGTCTCGAATTATTTGTGCTTTCGTTGTGTGCTTGTCGACGCTAGTCAGTGCTGCTAAGTTCAGGGATTGCGGTAaatcatgaaatatttcatattgttctttttatattattattcaaataacTTCCAAATGTTCTGcttgaaattccaattttattccaTAGGCTAAATAAATGCAATTGTTTTTTAAGAATGCATTATTCGCGCTCGAATGTCTTTctacttttcaattttacacaATTGTTATCAGCTGCAATTAACTATCATACGAGGGGAGCGACAAGAGATTAATTACAATGAATATAGcagaaaaataatgtcatCTGTAGagcaaattttttcctcatgaaGACATGATCATaagtgttcaatttttttttgtattcggTTTTTATGCACGTTTATCAGAACAACTGGTCCATTCCCTACGCCTTATTTGCGTTGCGTAGGCAGCTAAAGCCAGAAAACATTCAATGATTCTACGAATTATCTTTTTCGGTATATGCATCACGCGCGCGTgttcaaatttaaattatatttcatgAATCTTTTGACGGAATTGAGGAGCTTTCTCTTAATATCCTAATATGAATGACCGCGGAACACGAACGTCAGAGGAAatca
Coding sequences within it:
- the Ccdc56 gene encoding cytochrome c oxidase assembly factor 3, mitochondrial isoform X1 is translated as MMNHGFLSESIRRVKLRFKNHVVGSVQGDVEYKGTGYNKDLQVMGDESMPKVDLVKDASKLSTSDLHWMKLIEKQNLERVQKLKLERKRSAIIGLALTAAVFSIYSYTIHAVKQENYFDDFELPETISDED
- the Mttfb1 gene encoding dimethyladenosine transferase 1, mitochondrial, which gives rise to MAVSLRLPPLPSVRDITKLYRLKAKKQLAQNFLMDERLTNKIVRQAGNLQGWQVVEVGPGPGGITRSIMKKTPEKILLVEKDKRFQPTLEMLTEAFSTINGKMDVFYDDIMRFNFNEVFSEECKREWNDKNPKIHIIGNLPFNVSTPLIIQWLRDIAERRGAWAMGRVRMLLTFQKEVAERLVAPPGGEQRCRLSVMAQAWTKPTLRFVIPGRAFIPEPDVDVGVVTFDPLEEPKTDHEFKFFEKVTRHLFSFRQKYSLACVKTLFPYEYQNDLGLMMFKLSDLDPTTRPIELTVEDMHRLASAYKYLLEKHPEIQGYHYRDSRRVLPKSHTKEVSVEDLDDISSSDGVDSLPQSYEIFMNK
- the Ccdc56 gene encoding cytochrome c oxidase assembly factor 3, mitochondrial isoform X2, producing MMNHGFLSESIRRVKLRFKNHVVGSVQDLQVMGDESMPKVDLVKDASKLSTSDLHWMKLIEKQNLERVQKLKLERKRSAIIGLALTAAVFSIYSYTIHAVKQENYFDDFELPETISDED